The proteins below are encoded in one region of Salmo salar chromosome ssa02, Ssal_v3.1, whole genome shotgun sequence:
- the LOC100194924 gene encoding retinoblastoma-binding protein 6 has protein sequence MSCVHYKFSSKLDYNTVTFDGLHITLAELKRQIMGRERLKATDCDLQITNAQTREEYTDEEVHIPKHSSVIVRRTPIGGVKPAGRTFIVDRSDMAAGSSRPVCNKHSHFLTISVLLL, from the exons ATGTCGTGTGTTCATTATAAATTCTCGTCCAAACTGGACTACAACACCGTGACCTTTGACGGGCTGCACATCACCCTAGCCGAGCTGAAACGGCAGATTATGGGCAGAGAGCGCCTCAAAGCCACCGACTGTGACCTACAGATCACCAACGCACAGACCCGTGAAG AGTACACTGATGAGGAGGTTCACATCCCCAAACATTCATCAGTGATCGTCAGACGCACCCCCATCGGAGGGGTCAAACCAGCAGGCAGAACGTTCATTGT TGACCGTTCTGACATGGCTGCTGGATCCTCCAGACCCGTATGTAACAAGCACTCTCATTTCCTTACTATCTCTGTCCTCCTTTTATAA